A genomic segment from Nasonia vitripennis strain AsymCx chromosome 3 unlocalized genomic scaffold, Nvit_psr_1.1 chr3_random0010, whole genome shotgun sequence encodes:
- the LOC100115623 gene encoding uncharacterized protein LOC100115623 isoform X2, which translates to MIIRWSTDPLNKLNPPNMIWDSIKTKTLKTTSTSSAAFSTLDPKLIAKYKKFQANLEKPVYLMGGTPDKILFGITCVLVAAGVIKSLKLCYDMANPKKE; encoded by the exons ATGATCATACGCTGG TCAACAGATCCACTGAATAAACTTAATCCTCCAAATATGATCTGGGATTCTATTAAAACCAAGACTTTAAAAACAACTTCAACATCATCAGCAGCTTTTTCTACATTAGACCCAAAGTTGATTGCtaagtataaaaaatttcag gcAAATCTTGAGAAGCCAGTATATTTGATGGGTGGAACACcagataaaattttatttggtatAACCTGTGTTCTGGTAGCAGCTGGAGTTATTAAGAGTCTTAAATTATGTTATGATATGGCTAATCCGAAAAAAGAATAa
- the LOC100115623 gene encoding uncharacterized protein LOC100115623 isoform X1, with protein sequence MPFYQFNSLTGRLKESSQLQPLYPISTDPLNKLNPPNMIWDSIKTKTLKTTSTSSAAFSTLDPKLIAKYKKFQANLEKPVYLMGGTPDKILFGITCVLVAAGVIKSLKLCYDMANPKKE encoded by the exons ATGCCATTTTATCAGTTCAATTCGTTGACTGGTCGTCTAAAAGAATCTTCCCAATTACAGCCTCTATATCCTATA TCAACAGATCCACTGAATAAACTTAATCCTCCAAATATGATCTGGGATTCTATTAAAACCAAGACTTTAAAAACAACTTCAACATCATCAGCAGCTTTTTCTACATTAGACCCAAAGTTGATTGCtaagtataaaaaatttcag gcAAATCTTGAGAAGCCAGTATATTTGATGGGTGGAACACcagataaaattttatttggtatAACCTGTGTTCTGGTAGCAGCTGGAGTTATTAAGAGTCTTAAATTATGTTATGATATGGCTAATCCGAAAAAAGAATAa